The following proteins are encoded in a genomic region of Ostrea edulis chromosome 7, xbOstEdul1.1, whole genome shotgun sequence:
- the LOC125654101 gene encoding probable histone-lysine N-methyltransferase set-23 yields MLNHDQYSHWMDREERNTEFDWTDGLEKYPIHCRNEGKLIPRDIKFRYVKHNLPGSGISTEKFNSDLEGCLCKECQNNCPCVQRFGKNYSEDGKLLTKYLCGEESKAIVECNSNCQCSNKCENRNVQYGVRVQLELFCVANKGLGVITLEDLKPGMFVCEYAGEVLSYEEAQKRTLAQGKEDMNYIITVNEHCKSGVIKTYVDPRYFGNIGRFLNHSCDPNLTMLPIRVNNEIPLLCLFANREICIGEELTFHYGLPSETDSRFHCHLEDDTDLLPCHCGAQACTGYLPFDESLFMNVKS; encoded by the exons ATGTTGAATCACGACCAATATTCGCATTGGATGGATCGAGAAGAGCGTAATACAGAGTTTGATTGGACAGATGGTTTGGAAAAATATCCAATTCACTGCAGAAACGAGGGAAAATTAATACCACGGGATATAAAG tttCGGTATGTGAAGCACAATCTCCCAGGGTCTGGCATCAGTACAGAGAAATTTAACTCGGACCTGGAGGGCTGTCTCTGCAAGGAATGTCAAAACAACTGTCCATGTGTTCAGCGATTCGGGAAAAACTACTCGGAAGACGGCAAACTCTTAACCAAATACCTCTGTGGAGAGGAAAGCAAAGCAATAGTCGAGTGCAACAGTAACTGCCAATGTTCAAATAAGTGTGAAAACAGGAATGTCCAGTATGGTGTCCGGGTACAACTGGAGCTCTTCTGTGTGGCAAACAAGGGATTGGGGGTCATAACTCTCGAAGACCTAAAACCAGGGATGTTTGTGTGTGAATATGCAGGGGAAGTACTCTCGTACGAAGAGGCCCAGAAACGGACCCTCGCTCAAGGGAAAGAAGACATGAATTACATTATAACTGTCAATGAACACTGTAAGAGTGGGGTAATAAAAACATATGTGGATCCTCGATACTTTGGCAACATTGGTCGATTTTTAAATCACAGTTGTGATCCTAATTTGACGATGCTCCCAATTCGAGTGAACAATGAAATTCCCTTGTTGTGTTTGTTTGCCAACAGAGAAATATGTATTGGAGAAGAGTTGACTTTTCATTATGGACTCCCCAGTGAAACAGACAGTAGATTCCATTGTCATTTGGAAGATGACACAGATTTACTGCCGTGTCACTGTGGTGCACAAGCATGTACTGGTTATCTGCCCTTTGATGAGAGTTTATTCATGAATGTGAAGAGCTAG
- the LOC125654097 gene encoding ankyrin repeat domain-containing protein 16-like, whose protein sequence is MVTDDYFKAAQHGNLDHLKKLHASYGRKSTILNAPYEKSGDTVLHIAARCGHLNLVEYLVALGADVEASNFDGKRPLHEAAQSGHAPCVQSLLRAGAQIDSLKRADWTPLMLACTKGNEDVIRLLLKFGANSQLKNKDGWTPFHISCREGHLNIVKLLYNHDDTVWNTASKNQRTPLHTAALHGCDLVVSFLLDKRRYPPDVKDSTGGTPLMDAIRSGNVQVAKTLISKQKVNVYDEDNFGLQPLHLASQSGCLDSIKFLVERLNVQVDLRTSKGFTALHVAAKEGQLLVMSYMVSSGADVNLTESKGRTALHIAAGAQHEEACRFLLKHGAVIKADNSGNLPGMLARKPEIYKLFQTHEPS, encoded by the exons ATGGTAACGGATGATTATTTCAAGGCAGCACAGCATGGGAACTtagatcatttaaaaaaattacatgcaAGCTATGGAAGGAAATCTACCATTCTCAACGCACCCTACGAAAAATCGGGCGACACTGTACTCCACATTGCAGCAAGATGTGGTCACTTGAACCTAGTTGAATATCTTGTCGCCTTGGGTGCTGACGTTGAAGCCTCGAACTTTGACGGTAAGCGTCCCCTCCACGAGGCAGCTCAGAGCGGACACGCCCCCTGTGTGCAGAGTTTACTGAGAGCAGGAGCTCAGATAGACAGCCTGAAGCGAGCTGACTG GACCCCTCTGATGCTTGCCTGCACTAAAGGTAATGAGGATGTGATAAGACTCCTCCTGAAGTTCGGAGCCAATAGCCAGTTAAAAAACAAAGATGGGTGGACACCCTTTCACATATCGTGCAG GGAAGGCCACCTGAATATTGTTAAGCTCCTGTACAACCATGATGACACTGTGTGGAATACAGCTAGTAAAAATCAAAGAACCCCTCTCCATACAGCAG CTCTACATGGCTGTGATTTAGTCGTCTCGTTTCTTCTGGACAAGAGGAGGTATCCCCCCGACGTGAAGGACAGCACTGGGGGCACCCCACTGATGGACGCCATTAGATCGGGCAACGTCCAGGTGGCCAAAACCCTGATCTCGAAACAAAAG GTCAATGTTTATGACGAGGATAACTTTGGTTTACAACCTCTTCACCTGGCCTCTCAGTCAGGATGCCTTGATTCGATTAAGTTTCTAGTGGAGCGCTTAAACGTTCAAGTTGACTTGAGGACATCAAAGGGATTTACAGCCCTACACGTGGCTGCTAAG GAAGGTCAGCTGTTGGTCATGTCCTATATGGTGTCTTCTGGAGCAGACGTCAATCTCACAGAAAGCAAGGGAAGAACAG CATTACACATTGCAGCAGGGGCCCAGCATGAGGAGGCATGTCGGTTTCTGTTGAAACATGGTGCTGTAATCAAGGCTGACAACTCTGGCAATCTACCAGGAATGCTAGCAAGGAAACCAGAAATctacaaattatttcaaactcATGAACCAAGCTGA